In the Mytilus galloprovincialis chromosome 10, xbMytGall1.hap1.1, whole genome shotgun sequence genome, one interval contains:
- the LOC143047163 gene encoding uncharacterized protein LOC143047163 — MERHIERLISDCSKLKKKTNFTQLQLTSDQGQLLLESAQTKRKSACLVKLKELATDRQYLSSLMKKYAEGQAIGIRISKQFSSNFLKIKKEVDKLNAINNTNLDSKQFLSLESEIYNQLESRKISENQQKAVQSKCLIDHAEEERNNIDIEIKKYLLYLSKQSKENY; from the exons ATGGAAAGACACATTGAAAG GCTAATATCAGATTGTTcaaagttgaagaaaaaaacaaatttcacccAGCTTCAGCTTACTTCAGATCAAGGACAACTGCTTTTAGAATCAGCTCAGACAAAGAGAAAAAGCGCATGTTTAGTCAAATTAAAGGAACTTGCAACTGACCGGCAATATTTGTCTAGCTTGATGAAGAAATATGCAG AGGGTCAAGCCATTGGAATCCGTATAAGCAAACAGTTCTCGAGCAACtttctaaagataaaaaaagaagtggACAAACTGAATGCTATTAACAACACAAATTTGGATTCTAAACAATTTTTGTCACTAGAATCAGAAATATATAATCAGTTGGAATCGAGAAAGATATCTGAAAACCAACAAAAGGCTGTTCAGTCCAAATGTTTGATTGACCATGCAGAAGAAGAAAGGAATAATAttgacattgaaataaaaaaatatttactttatttaagTAAACAGAGTAAGGAAAATTATTGA